Proteins from a genomic interval of Rattus norvegicus strain BN/NHsdMcwi chromosome 2, GRCr8, whole genome shotgun sequence:
- the LOC134485787 gene encoding dedicator of cytokinesis protein 2-like, translating into MKGPWRQQENGRCQRLLDTSFYRYHVENKGATLSRSSSSVGGLSVSSRDVFSISILVCSTKLTQNVGLLGLLKWRMRPQLLQENLEKLKIVDGEEVVKFLQDTLDALFNIMMEHAQNNEYDILVFDALIYIIGLIADQKFQHFNTVLEAYIQQHFSATLAYKKLMTVLKTYLDTSSRGKQCEPILRTLKALEYVFKFIVRSRRLFSQLYEGKEQMEFEESMRRLFESINNLMKSQHKTTILLQVAALKYIPSVLHDPETVFDAKLLSQLLYEFYTCIPPVKLQKQKVQSMNEIVQSNLFKKQEYRDILLPVITKELKELLEQRDDGQHQALEKKYCVELLNSILEVLSCQDAVSPKDEVAALGSDLGSAD; encoded by the exons ATGAAGGGGCCATGGAGACAGCAAGAAAATGGAAGATGCCAGCGCTTACTTGACACTTCCTTCTATCGATACCATGTGGAAAACAAGGGAGCCACTCTGAGCCGGAGCTCCAGCAGTGTTGGGGGCCTTTCTGTCAGCTCCCGGGATgtgttctccatttccatcctggTGTGTTCCACGAAGCTCACGCAGAACGTGGGTTTGCTTGGTTTGCTGAAGTGGCGTATGAGGCCGCAACTACTCCAGGAGAATCTAGAGAAGCTGAAGATTGTGGACGGAGAGGAAGTAGTGAAATTCCTCCAGGACACTCTGGATGCCCTCTTCAACATCATGATGGAGCATGCTCAGAATAACGAGTATGACATCCTCGTCTTTGATGCTTTGATCTACATAATAGGACTCATTGCAGACCAGAAATTCCAGCATTTTAACACCGTGTTGGAGGCTTACATCCAACAGCATTTCAGTGCTACCTTGGCCTACAAGAAATTAATGACGGTGCTGAAGACTTACTTGGATACCTCCAGTAGGGGCAAGCAGTGTGAGCCCATCCTCAGAACTCTCAAGGCTTTGGAATACGTGTTCAAGTTCATTGTCCGGTCCAGGAGATTATTCTCACAGCTTTACGAAGGCAAAGAGCAGATGGAGTTTGAAGAATCCATGAGACGGCTCTTCGAATCTATCAACAACCTGATGAAAAGTCAGCACAAGACCACCATTCTTTTGCAGGTGGCAGCTTTGAAATACATCCCATCAGTCCTTCACGAT ccggaAACAGTCTTTGATGCCAAgttgctcagccagctcctgtaTGAGTTCTACACTTGCATCCCTCCTGTGAAGCTGCAGAAGCAGAAGGTTCAGTCCATGAACGAGATCGTGCAGAGCAACCTCTTCAAAAAGCAAGAATACCGGGACATTCTGCTTCCTGTCATCaccaaagagctgaaggagctgctGGAGCAGAGGGACGATGGGCAGCACCAGGCCTTGGAGAAAAAGTACTGCGTGGAACTGCTCAACAGCATCCTAGAGGTCCTCAGCTGTCAGGACGCGGTGAGTCCTAAGGATGAGGTCGCTGCCCTAGGCTCCGATCTGGGCTCAGCTGATTAA